Proteins encoded within one genomic window of Hahella chejuensis KCTC 2396:
- a CDS encoding DUF4190 domain-containing protein, which yields MDGVVLDINHNNREGVLRCHQGNRYAFSLAEWKSQEAPRRGDKVDFLPLGTLATEIYFLERAATPEQPSAPSAAAHATGPVPAAQTAPPSQPRQRPSVSSSSGKATFSHTSGLAVTSFIFSLIGLFFFGSLVAIICGHIALHKIRASAGVLTGAGLAITGLVLGYLGFFGSILWIGYQAYQQQL from the coding sequence ATGGACGGAGTAGTGCTTGATATCAATCATAACAACCGCGAAGGCGTGTTGAGATGTCATCAGGGCAACCGTTACGCCTTCAGTCTGGCTGAGTGGAAAAGTCAGGAAGCGCCACGACGCGGCGACAAAGTAGACTTCCTTCCCTTAGGCACGCTGGCGACAGAAATCTACTTTCTGGAAAGAGCCGCCACGCCGGAACAGCCCTCTGCGCCAAGCGCGGCGGCGCATGCGACAGGGCCTGTTCCCGCCGCGCAAACGGCGCCGCCATCGCAACCAAGACAGCGTCCCAGCGTAAGCTCCTCATCCGGCAAAGCCACGTTTTCCCATACATCTGGCTTGGCCGTCACCAGTTTTATCTTCAGCCTCATCGGTTTGTTCTTCTTTGGCTCCCTGGTGGCGATCATCTGTGGACATATCGCCCTCCACAAAATTCGGGCAAGCGCAGGCGTGCTGACCGGCGCAGGTCTGGCTATCACCGGGTTAGTGTTGGGTTATCTTGGGTTTTTTGGCTCTATTCTGTGGATTGGCTATCAAGCGTATCAACAACAGCTTTGA
- a CDS encoding DUF2061 domain-containing protein — translation MIKTFTFAIIHFSVAFTVGYLLTGDLIVGGAIALVEPLCNTVAYFFHEKAWERFGRLSKPASSPHAVVHGAGAASG, via the coding sequence ATGATCAAAACGTTTACCTTCGCCATCATCCATTTCAGCGTCGCCTTCACCGTGGGGTACCTGTTAACCGGCGACCTCATCGTCGGGGGCGCTATCGCATTAGTGGAGCCACTGTGCAACACTGTAGCCTACTTCTTTCATGAAAAGGCCTGGGAACGGTTCGGCCGGTTATCCAAGCCCGCCTCCTCTCCCCATGCAGTAGTACACGGAGCCGGCGCCGCTAGCGGTTAA
- the acnA gene encoding aconitate hydratase AcnA gives MNSFNTLSDLSVGDRSYRIHLLPSMPAEYKVERLPYSIKILLENLLRREDGYSITKDDIAALAQWNASAQPSAQVAFTPARVVLQDFTGVPVVVDLAAMRDAMMNLGGDPKLINPLEPVDLVIDHSVMVDYFGDNNALARNTQIEFERNEERYKFLRWGQKAFSNFRVVPPGTGIVHQVNLEYLGQVVMQKEIDGEWFAYPDTLVGTDSHTTMINGLGILGWGVGGIEAEAAMLGQPVSMLAPEVVGFELTGKLAEGATATDLVLTVTQMLRKRGVVGKFVEFYGDGLDHLPLADRATIANMAPEYGATCGIFPVDKETLAYLKLSGREESLIKLVETYAKAQGLWRETGSIPAEYSDTLTLDLGSVIPSLAGPKRPQDRVALSDAKTSFESTLQDYLDLSSAPDSKGRQEGNGDAHQLQHGDVVIAAITSCTNTSNPAVMLAAGLVARNARQRGLTVKPWVKTSLAPGSQVVPAYLKAAELMDDLEALGFNLVGFGCTTCIGNSGPLPEPIQNAIRKDKLMVASVLSGNRNFEGRIHPEVRANYLASPPLVVAYALAGSMRMDIYKDPLGQNKNGEDVYLKDIWPSQKEVADLIAATVSSERYRSQYADVFAGTDAWRALPVPEGKTYDWPDSSYIKKPPFFSGMTLSPPPLPKIGQARALVKVGDSITTDHISPAGSIAPDSPAGKYLLECGVEQRDFNSLGSRRGNHEVMMRGTFANVRLRNQLAPGTEGGWTTHWPSGDVISIFDAASRYREEETPLIVIAGKEYGSGSSRDWAAKGVSLLGVRAVLAESYERIHRSNLVGFGVLPLQFMDGESAQTLELDGEETYTFSSLENSPKAITVTAVNKEGDKKTFDMVVRIDTPTEWDYYRHGGILQYVVRDLAGKSTS, from the coding sequence ATGAACAGTTTTAACACTCTCTCCGATTTATCCGTCGGAGACCGCAGCTACCGCATCCATCTGTTACCTTCGATGCCCGCGGAATATAAGGTCGAACGGCTGCCTTATTCCATCAAGATCCTGCTGGAAAACCTGCTGCGGCGAGAAGACGGCTATAGCATCACCAAAGATGACATCGCCGCTCTCGCGCAATGGAACGCCAGCGCCCAACCCAGCGCACAGGTTGCGTTCACGCCGGCGCGGGTTGTCTTGCAGGATTTCACCGGCGTTCCAGTAGTGGTGGATCTGGCCGCCATGCGCGACGCCATGATGAACCTCGGCGGCGACCCAAAGTTGATCAATCCTCTCGAACCCGTTGATCTGGTCATCGACCACTCCGTGATGGTCGACTATTTCGGCGACAACAACGCCCTTGCGCGCAACACCCAAATCGAATTCGAGCGCAATGAGGAACGTTACAAATTTCTGCGTTGGGGACAAAAAGCGTTTTCCAATTTCAGAGTAGTCCCTCCCGGCACCGGTATCGTGCATCAAGTGAACCTGGAATATCTGGGACAGGTGGTGATGCAAAAAGAAATCGACGGTGAATGGTTCGCCTACCCTGACACCCTGGTCGGCACTGACTCTCACACCACCATGATCAACGGTCTCGGCATATTGGGTTGGGGTGTGGGCGGTATTGAAGCGGAAGCCGCCATGCTGGGGCAGCCGGTCAGTATGCTGGCGCCGGAAGTTGTAGGCTTCGAGCTCACCGGCAAGCTTGCAGAAGGCGCAACCGCCACAGACCTCGTACTCACTGTCACGCAAATGCTGCGCAAGAGAGGGGTGGTAGGAAAATTCGTCGAGTTTTACGGCGACGGCCTAGACCACCTGCCTTTGGCGGACCGCGCCACTATCGCTAATATGGCTCCGGAATATGGCGCTACCTGCGGCATTTTTCCTGTGGATAAAGAGACGTTGGCCTACCTCAAGCTTTCAGGTAGAGAAGAGAGCCTGATCAAACTGGTGGAAACCTACGCCAAAGCCCAGGGACTGTGGCGGGAAACCGGCTCTATTCCAGCGGAGTACAGCGATACGTTGACGCTCGACCTGGGATCGGTAATACCCAGTCTGGCCGGCCCCAAACGCCCCCAGGATCGCGTCGCGCTTTCCGACGCCAAGACCTCCTTTGAAAGCACCTTACAGGATTATCTGGATCTGAGTTCCGCTCCCGACAGCAAAGGGAGACAGGAGGGCAATGGGGACGCACATCAACTTCAGCATGGCGACGTAGTGATCGCCGCCATTACGTCTTGCACCAATACATCTAATCCGGCAGTAATGCTGGCTGCAGGACTAGTGGCGAGAAATGCGCGACAACGCGGGTTAACCGTCAAACCCTGGGTGAAAACGTCCCTCGCGCCCGGTTCCCAGGTCGTGCCGGCTTATCTCAAGGCGGCGGAGTTGATGGATGATTTGGAGGCGCTCGGCTTTAATCTGGTGGGATTCGGCTGCACCACCTGCATCGGTAATTCCGGTCCACTGCCAGAGCCCATTCAAAACGCCATCCGCAAAGACAAACTCATGGTGGCGTCCGTGCTATCCGGTAACCGTAACTTCGAAGGCCGCATACATCCTGAGGTGCGCGCAAACTACCTGGCCTCGCCGCCACTGGTGGTCGCCTATGCCCTGGCCGGCTCTATGCGTATGGATATATATAAGGACCCCCTTGGCCAGAATAAAAATGGCGAAGATGTATATCTGAAAGATATTTGGCCTTCTCAAAAAGAGGTAGCCGACCTCATCGCCGCCACGGTTTCTTCTGAGCGCTATCGCAGCCAATACGCGGATGTCTTTGCAGGGACTGACGCCTGGCGCGCATTACCGGTTCCAGAAGGAAAAACCTATGATTGGCCCGACTCCAGCTACATCAAGAAACCTCCGTTCTTCAGTGGTATGACCTTGTCACCGCCCCCTCTGCCGAAAATTGGACAGGCGCGGGCCCTGGTGAAGGTGGGCGACTCCATCACCACCGACCACATCTCCCCTGCCGGCTCCATCGCGCCGGATAGCCCCGCCGGCAAATATTTACTCGAATGCGGCGTTGAACAACGGGATTTCAATAGTCTCGGCAGCCGGCGCGGCAATCATGAAGTGATGATGCGCGGGACCTTCGCCAATGTCAGATTACGCAACCAACTGGCGCCCGGTACGGAAGGCGGCTGGACCACCCATTGGCCCAGCGGCGACGTCATCAGTATTTTCGACGCCGCTTCACGCTATCGGGAAGAAGAAACACCCCTGATCGTTATCGCCGGTAAAGAGTATGGTTCAGGTTCAAGTCGCGACTGGGCGGCCAAAGGCGTCAGCCTGCTCGGCGTGCGAGCAGTGTTGGCGGAAAGCTATGAACGCATTCACCGTTCCAATTTGGTTGGCTTCGGCGTTTTACCGCTACAGTTCATGGACGGTGAATCTGCGCAGACATTGGAACTCGATGGAGAGGAAACTTACACCTTCAGTTCTTTGGAAAACTCACCCAAAGCAATCACTGTCACCGCAGTAAATAAAGAAGGCGACAAAAAGACATTCGACATGGTCGTGCGCATTGATACGCCAACTGAGTGGGATTACTACCGTCATGGGGGAATTCTGCAATATGTGGTGCGGGATCTCGCCGGCAAGTCGACTTCCTGA
- a CDS encoding PEP-CTERM sorting domain-containing protein — protein MHKVINALFLASSAVAFVGSAQAAIVDIYTDQAAWALTTGAYEVESFDRDALTSGLSISSGWSHSTVSGGKFYDRVSDTYSPTVFTFEGGASSFGGIWDLAGPGGEGTGIKMEIELLDGSKVVEEMAPTLSGTFWGFALDQGFSSIKFLEGSFAALFETYSLDELFFTGVAGKDKDAAETSEVPEPGVFALLGLGMLGLSLRRRSSQA, from the coding sequence ATGCACAAGGTTATTAATGCATTGTTTCTAGCAAGTAGTGCAGTGGCCTTTGTAGGGTCTGCTCAAGCCGCCATTGTAGACATTTACACGGATCAAGCTGCTTGGGCGTTAACAACAGGAGCCTATGAGGTCGAAAGTTTCGACCGGGACGCGTTAACCTCAGGACTAAGTATTTCTTCAGGATGGAGCCACTCCACGGTCAGCGGCGGGAAGTTCTATGACCGTGTTAGCGACACCTATTCCCCAACCGTTTTCACTTTTGAAGGCGGCGCCAGCTCTTTTGGCGGCATTTGGGACTTGGCCGGCCCCGGAGGAGAGGGGACCGGCATCAAGATGGAAATTGAGCTGCTGGACGGCAGTAAGGTTGTCGAAGAAATGGCTCCGACGTTGAGCGGCACTTTCTGGGGCTTCGCCCTGGACCAAGGCTTCTCTTCGATCAAATTCCTGGAAGGCTCTTTCGCTGCGCTGTTTGAAACTTACAGTCTGGACGAACTCTTTTTCACAGGAGTCGCCGGTAAGGACAAAGACGCGGCTGAGACCAGCGAAGTTCCCGAGCCGGGAGTATTCGCGCTGCTAGGTTTGGGCATGCTCGGTTTGTCGCTGCGCAGGAGATCTTCTCAAGCGTAA
- a CDS encoding M48 family metallopeptidase — protein sequence MLRKHLLPLVAAPIFSLGLVSGCANNGAYTDSALALGAGVLQATTLSEEQVKSVSQQAADKMDKENKVAPSSSKYAKRLEAITRNLKNADGLTLNYKVYLSDQINAFAMADGTVRVYSGLMDVMPDDQVLAVMQHEIGHVKLKHSYKQMREKLLTDAAFQAVVSAGGTVGELTQSQLGQIAYAAVNARFSQSDELEADAYAVKSLHRLGKDPYAMKRSIETLQKKVGGESSFLSSHPSNEKRLEKIQEEISRL from the coding sequence ATGTTGCGAAAACATCTATTGCCTTTAGTCGCCGCCCCGATTTTTAGCCTGGGATTGGTGTCCGGTTGCGCCAATAATGGCGCTTACACCGATTCCGCTTTGGCGCTGGGAGCGGGCGTGCTGCAGGCCACCACCCTGTCGGAAGAGCAGGTGAAATCCGTGTCCCAGCAGGCGGCGGATAAGATGGACAAAGAAAATAAAGTGGCCCCGTCCAGCAGCAAATACGCCAAGCGTCTGGAAGCGATCACCCGCAATCTTAAAAACGCGGACGGACTGACGCTCAACTATAAAGTATATCTGTCGGACCAGATCAACGCTTTCGCCATGGCGGACGGCACAGTACGGGTCTACTCCGGCCTGATGGACGTTATGCCCGACGACCAGGTGCTGGCGGTCATGCAACATGAGATTGGCCACGTCAAACTCAAACACAGCTACAAACAGATGCGCGAGAAGCTGCTGACGGACGCTGCATTTCAGGCGGTGGTTTCAGCTGGCGGCACAGTAGGTGAACTGACCCAGTCGCAGTTGGGACAAATCGCTTATGCCGCGGTGAATGCGCGCTTTTCCCAGTCGGATGAACTGGAAGCGGACGCTTACGCCGTGAAATCGCTGCACCGGTTGGGCAAAGATCCCTATGCGATGAAGCGCTCTATCGAGACTTTGCAGAAGAAAGTCGGCGGGGAATCCAGCTTTCTGAGCTCACATCCGTCCAATGAGAAGCGACTGGAAAAAATCCAGGAAGAGATCAGTCGTCTTTGA
- a CDS encoding YigZ family protein, giving the protein MSYFAPAAAVETVSEVKKSRFIARAGYADSREAAMAMLAQAKQDYPDAGHHCWAYLLGNPKSAQSAAMSDDGEPSGTAGKPILNVLQHKGVGDVMVIVIRYFGGVKLGAGGLVRAYSGAAQQAMQELPVQLRETLASVSLGCDFRHEQILRLWLEQQGARNATAQYGEHVTLSAELSQDKLSALQEFAAGLGVTLTVAD; this is encoded by the coding sequence ATGTCTTACTTTGCCCCGGCGGCGGCAGTGGAAACTGTCTCTGAAGTGAAAAAAAGCCGTTTCATCGCCCGCGCCGGATATGCGGACAGTCGGGAAGCCGCTATGGCGATGCTGGCTCAGGCGAAGCAGGATTATCCCGACGCCGGCCATCATTGCTGGGCCTATTTGTTGGGCAATCCGAAATCCGCCCAGAGCGCGGCCATGTCCGACGATGGCGAACCCAGCGGCACGGCGGGAAAGCCGATCTTGAACGTGCTGCAACATAAGGGCGTTGGCGATGTCATGGTAATCGTCATCCGCTATTTCGGCGGCGTTAAGCTGGGCGCGGGCGGTTTGGTGAGAGCCTATTCAGGCGCAGCCCAGCAGGCGATGCAGGAATTGCCGGTGCAGCTGCGGGAAACCCTGGCCAGCGTGAGTCTGGGCTGTGATTTCCGCCATGAGCAGATATTGCGGTTATGGCTGGAGCAACAGGGCGCCCGGAACGCTACCGCGCAGTATGGCGAACACGTCACGCTCAGTGCGGAGCTGTCGCAGGACAAGCTGTCCGCCCTGCAGGAATTCGCCGCAGGTTTGGGAGTTACCTTAACCGTTGCGGATTGA
- a CDS encoding class I SAM-dependent methyltransferase encodes MSFDAFVARHLRHPKGFLGEIFASVMNNANHELNQFMKQAMCIGPSDRVLEIGFGSGKLIHEMAHITTNGGVAGIDTSATRVSQVTRHNRKLISSGRVTLVNASVESIPFDDAAFTKVCSANTLDWWPDPEENIREIYRVLTNGGSVALGFSAEKQRGRQPISRHGNTLYSEDSVMALLRHGGFSCIEMLREKRGQMTTYCALATK; translated from the coding sequence ATGAGTTTCGATGCTTTTGTCGCCCGTCATCTAAGGCATCCGAAGGGATTTCTTGGGGAAATATTCGCCAGCGTCATGAACAACGCCAACCACGAACTCAATCAGTTCATGAAGCAGGCCATGTGCATTGGACCTTCCGATCGTGTGCTGGAAATTGGCTTCGGCTCTGGAAAACTCATTCACGAAATGGCGCATATCACCACCAACGGTGGGGTCGCTGGCATTGATACATCGGCGACCAGGGTGTCCCAGGTGACGCGTCATAATCGTAAGCTTATCTCCTCGGGACGGGTGACGCTGGTGAACGCGTCCGTAGAAAGTATTCCTTTTGATGACGCGGCGTTCACGAAAGTGTGCAGCGCCAATACACTGGATTGGTGGCCGGACCCTGAAGAGAATATTCGCGAGATATATCGCGTACTGACCAATGGCGGGTCTGTTGCGTTGGGATTTAGTGCGGAGAAACAGCGGGGCCGACAGCCGATTTCACGTCATGGTAATACACTTTACTCTGAAGATAGCGTTATGGCGCTGTTGCGCCATGGGGGCTTTTCCTGCATAGAAATGTTGCGGGAAAAACGTGGACAAATGACCACCTACTGCGCGTTGGCGACCAAGTAG
- a CDS encoding SIR2 family NAD-dependent protein deacylase, with protein MKHIVVITGAGISAESGIQTYRGENGLWRETDYNEVASLIGWRKDREKVLTYWNAQRRIMAAAQPNAAHYALSRLEECYLVSIITQNVDDLHERAGSNQVLHIHGELMKSRSSVNPKLVYQHGDRDINLGDKCERGSQLRPDVVWFGEPVPLFSQAQKIVHSADIMLVVGTSLEVYPAAYLVEKRVRGVPMYIVDPNADSEAHDAEVINEPATQGVVTLVEQLLEQA; from the coding sequence ATGAAGCATATCGTGGTAATTACAGGCGCCGGAATCAGCGCCGAAAGCGGCATTCAAACTTATCGCGGCGAGAACGGTCTGTGGCGCGAGACTGACTATAACGAAGTCGCCTCGCTGATAGGTTGGCGCAAAGATCGCGAGAAAGTGCTGACCTACTGGAACGCGCAACGCCGCATCATGGCCGCTGCTCAGCCCAACGCGGCGCACTACGCTCTGAGCCGACTGGAGGAATGCTATCTGGTGTCCATCATCACCCAAAATGTGGATGACCTGCACGAGCGCGCCGGTTCCAATCAGGTACTGCATATCCATGGCGAATTGATGAAAAGCCGCAGCTCGGTAAACCCCAAGCTTGTCTATCAGCATGGCGACCGGGACATCAACCTCGGGGACAAGTGTGAAAGAGGCAGCCAGTTACGACCGGACGTAGTCTGGTTTGGCGAACCTGTGCCTCTGTTCTCGCAAGCGCAGAAAATCGTACATAGCGCAGATATCATGCTGGTCGTCGGTACATCCCTGGAGGTGTATCCCGCTGCCTATCTGGTGGAAAAGCGCGTACGCGGCGTCCCTATGTATATTGTCGATCCTAACGCTGATTCAGAGGCGCACGACGCAGAGGTGATAAATGAACCCGCCACCCAGGGCGTAGTCACCTTGGTCGAACAACTACTTGAACAGGCCTGA